From one Eucalyptus grandis isolate ANBG69807.140 chromosome 9, ASM1654582v1, whole genome shotgun sequence genomic stretch:
- the LOC120288277 gene encoding lipase-like PAD4: MSFVADECGEVGYVAFSGVQAIDWSEPSCGTLMALGECEGEPLFSPLRCDGDGDGDGEGTVKVDTGFLRLFLEYYRRQDFQNQIQGLLGKVKMIILTGHSLGATTASLTALWLLSNLQAIASPISVLCLTFGTPLLGNESLSQAILGERWGGSFCNVVSKLDVVPKLFFTALTSLTPQLYLLLQFWQGAMASPSPEQLVGELQKQNFDEFFSKFKKCVQDAAQSEEGARNNLFWPLGSYLFCSEEGAICLDDATSIVKMMHLMLETVSPVSSFEDHLKYSYFTRLLSLQFLKRIDIDDLSESSYEAAVFLALQSSGIDPQDDNISKPAKDCLQMARHMGRAPNLNNAYLAIKLSEITPCRAQLEWYKARCDESVDQRGYYDTFEKFAASRRESTINMNLFRLGTFWDRAIGMAARNELSHDFHCMPKWVNASHSYMLLAEPLEIARYYRHGMHTKKGHYIKHGRNRRFQILERWWNRKVAVVAQEPQQNNKKRSRSRYASFTHDSLFWARVEEAKDWLKYAEEEEDLNKLGSLLENTNHFEMYAEELIKNKEVSIDVLAKNSSYTLWAEKWKDLKAKLLRPPSTLVLNGMDCDYKEMKR, from the exons ATGAGCTTCGTGGCGGACGAATGTGGCGAGGTTGGGTACGTGGCGTTCTCGGGCGTCCAGGCGATCGACTGGTCCGAACCGAGCTGCGGGACCCTGATGGCGCTGGGCGAGTGCGAAGGGGAGCCTCTGTTCTCACCGTTGAGGtgcgatggcgacggcgacggcgacggcgaggggacGGTCAAGGTGGACACCGGATTCCTCCGTCTCTTCCTGGAATATTACCGGCGACAGGATTTCCAAAACCAG ATTCAGGGATTATTAGGAAAGGTTAAGATGATTATCCTCACAGGCCATTCCCTTGGAGCAACAACCGCCTCTCTTACTGCTCTTTGGCTCCTCTCCAATCTACAGGCCATCGCTTCTCCCATCTCAGTCCTCTGCCTCACCTTCGGCACTCCCTTGCTTGGCAACGAGTCCCTTTCCCAAGCCATTCTCGGGGAAAGATGGGGTGGGAGCTTCTGTAACGTTGTCTCGAAGCTCGATGTAGTGCCCAAACTGTTCTTCACTGCACTAACCTCCTTGACTCCTCAACTGTACTTGCTGCTTCAGTTTTGGCAAGGCGCTATGGCTTCACCCAGTCCAGAACAGTTAGTTGGAGAActgcaaaaacaaaattttgatgaattctttagcaaattcaaaaaatgtgTTCAAGATGCTGCACAATCAGAAGAAGGGGCGAGGAACAATTTGTTTTGGCCACTGGGAAGCTACCTATTCTGTTCGGAAGAGGGAGCGATCTGTCTGGATGATGCAACATCTATTGTTAAGATGATGCATTTGATGCTCGAGACAGTCTCTCCAGTTTCCAGTTTTGAGGATCATCTGAAGTATAGTTATTTTACAAGACTACTTTCTTTGCAGTTCCTGAAAAGAATAGACATCGATGACCTCTCCGAGTCAAGCTATGAAGCTGCTGTCTTCTTGGCATTACAATCCTCAGGAATAGATCCACAG GATGACAATATTTCAAAGCCAGCTAAAGATTGCCTGCAGATGGCTCGGCACATGGGACGTGCACCGAACCTGAACAATGCTTATCTAGCTATCAAACTATCTGAGATAACACCCTGCAGGGCACAACTTGAGTGGTACAAGGCACGCTGCGATGAGTCCGTGGATCAACGAGGGTATTATGACACATTCGAGAAATTTGCAGCATCCAGGAGGGAGTCCACAATCAACATGAACCTGTTCAGACTCGGCACATTCTGGGATAGGGCCATAGGCATGGCAGCACGGAATGAACTCTCGCACGATTTCCACTGCATGCCCAAGTGGGTCAATGCGTCCCATTCCTACATGCTCCTCGCCGAGCCATTGGAAATCGCACGCTATTACCGTCATGGCATGCACACAAAGAAGGGACATTACATCAAACATGGAAGGAATAGGAGGTTCCAGATTTTGGAAAGATGGTGGAATCGGAAGGTGGCTGTTGTGGCGCAAGAACctcaacaaaataacaaaaaaaggagTAGGAGCAGGTATGCAAGCTTTACTCATGATTCTTTGTTTTGGGCGAGGGTGGAGGAAGCTAAAGACTGGCTCAAGTACgcggaagaggaagaggaccTGAATAAGTTGGGATCGCTTTTGGAGAACACGAATCATTTTGAGATGTACGCAGAGGAGCTGATTAAGAACAAGGAGGTGTCCATAGATGTTCTGGCTAAGAACTCAAGTTACACATTATGGGCTGaaaaatggaaagatttgaagGCGAAGCTCTTGCGGCCACCTTCTACTCTTGTTTTGAATGGAATGGATTGTGATTATAAAGAGATGAAGAGATAG